From one Peredibacter starrii genomic stretch:
- a CDS encoding rhodanese-like domain-containing protein: MKYEIPREAFKQRLEDRLNFVFVDLLPADRTPVQYKDVEHMNYSSNFMSEFSSKFPNKNQNVVLYSLQKGDDAPAKAANDLSEAGYNFVYYYSGTADDIVLDKGLN; the protein is encoded by the coding sequence ATGAAATACGAAATTCCTCGCGAAGCTTTTAAACAACGTCTTGAAGACCGTCTTAACTTTGTTTTCGTCGATCTTCTTCCTGCTGACCGCACTCCGGTTCAGTATAAGGACGTTGAGCACATGAACTACAGCTCTAATTTTATGAGCGAGTTCTCTTCAAAATTCCCAAATAAAAACCAGAACGTAGTTCTTTATAGCCTTCAAAAAGGCGACGATGCTCCAGCAAAAGCTGCAAATGATCTTTCAGAAGCTGGATATAATTTCGTTTATTATTACAGCGGGACTGCGGACGATATCGTTCTGGATAAAGGTCTAAACTAA